Proteins co-encoded in one Desulforegulaceae bacterium genomic window:
- a CDS encoding NAD(P)/FAD-dependent oxidoreductase translates to MKKNINIADIIIIGAGASGLMCALQASKRGKKVIILDHNKIAGAKILVSGGGKCNFTNKNLDPENYISTNPHFVKSALSRFSQNDFISMVEGHRIKYEERNLGQLFLKKSAKEILDLFLNELKKYKTQFFFETKINSVRKIKDFFIVKSDSGSFKSKSLVVASGGMAAPQIGASSIGYEIADNFGIDIIKPFPGLVPLAFSPEDKKKFSLLSGIAVNAIVKTNKISFKENILFTHKGISGPAGLQISLYLKPGNSLFIDFLPDKNIEGEIKKDNQSNKIVKNFISQFLPKNLVEAMIEKNLAAKRLKSLTAGDIVSILNTIHNLEIKPSGNLGFKKAETTIGGIDCNQISSKTMEALNVKGLYFTGEVLDVAGWLGGYNLQWAWSSGWCAGQYA, encoded by the coding sequence ATGAAAAAAAATATAAATATTGCAGATATTATAATAATCGGTGCTGGAGCATCAGGATTAATGTGTGCACTTCAAGCTTCCAAACGTGGAAAAAAAGTAATTATTCTTGACCATAATAAAATTGCTGGTGCAAAAATTCTTGTTTCAGGAGGGGGCAAATGTAATTTTACAAATAAAAATCTTGACCCTGAAAATTATATTTCAACTAATCCCCATTTTGTAAAATCAGCTCTTTCAAGATTTTCACAAAATGATTTTATATCCATGGTTGAAGGGCATAGAATTAAATATGAAGAAAGAAATCTTGGTCAGCTTTTTTTAAAAAAAAGTGCAAAAGAAATTTTAGATTTATTTTTAAATGAGCTTAAAAAGTACAAGACCCAATTTTTTTTTGAAACCAAAATAAACTCAGTTCGAAAAATAAAAGATTTCTTCATTGTTAAATCAGATTCGGGCTCATTTAAATCAAAATCTCTTGTTGTTGCTTCAGGAGGAATGGCTGCTCCCCAAATTGGAGCTTCTTCTATTGGATATGAAATTGCTGATAATTTTGGAATTGATATAATAAAGCCTTTTCCAGGTCTTGTTCCTTTGGCGTTTTCGCCTGAAGACAAGAAAAAGTTTTCCCTTCTTTCAGGAATTGCAGTAAACGCAATTGTAAAAACAAATAAAATTTCTTTTAAGGAAAATATTCTTTTTACCCATAAAGGTATCAGCGGCCCTGCAGGTTTACAGATTTCTTTATACTTAAAACCCGGCAATTCGCTTTTTATTGATTTTCTGCCTGATAAAAATATTGAAGGGGAAATAAAGAAAGACAATCAGTCAAATAAAATTGTAAAAAACTTTATTTCACAATTTTTGCCAAAAAATCTTGTTGAAGCAATGATTGAAAAAAATTTGGCAGCCAAAAGATTAAAATCATTGACTGCCGGTGACATAGTTTCAATTTTAAATACAATTCATAACCTTGAAATAAAACCATCAGGAAACCTGGGGTTTAAAAAAGCTGAAACAACAATTGGCGGTATTGATTGTAACCAAATATCTTCCAAAACAATGGAAGCACTAAATGTTAAAGGTCTTTACTTTACAGGAGAAGTACTTGATGTAGCCGGTTGGCTTGGGGGATATAATTTACAATGGGCCTGGTCTTCGGGTTGGTGTGCTGGGCAATATGCATAA
- a CDS encoding radical SAM protein: protein MNFFKKIFFQPKLDWVQIEVSSICNASCSYCPQTLFKNKIRNNFIDEKAIDSILAELSPKTYIHLQGWGEPFLNPDFLKILKKIKSKGFKAGTTTNGTLLTDETLEALVDLKLDYLAFSTAGLSEFENDFVRKKTSFSKISELIEKIKILKKKRNSKLPKIHLANIVFKSSVESFFLSDEILARLNPDQIVVSAVSLCCTKEMEKEAFLADTEQEFEIVKSRFQCFKDKTGQNIHCHLVSPFFLKEECSENIKTTLFIGSDGSVFPCVFLGVPVARGCYIYERGVKKELVNKSFGNVYNESLTAIWNKKEYKKFRQKDYLLNDLCSLCLKRSVDYGIEEPGEIPQSYDAKWELIKEVNAEAEDRIRLEKELKKQRDSF from the coding sequence GTGAATTTTTTTAAAAAGATTTTTTTTCAGCCAAAGCTTGACTGGGTTCAAATTGAGGTAAGTTCTATATGCAATGCATCCTGCAGTTATTGTCCCCAGACTTTGTTTAAAAATAAAATCAGAAATAATTTTATTGATGAAAAAGCCATTGATTCAATTTTAGCTGAGCTTTCCCCAAAAACCTATATTCATCTTCAGGGCTGGGGAGAGCCTTTTTTAAATCCTGATTTTTTAAAGATTTTAAAAAAAATAAAATCAAAGGGATTTAAAGCTGGAACTACAACCAATGGAACTCTTTTAACCGATGAAACCCTTGAAGCTCTTGTGGATCTAAAACTTGATTATCTTGCATTTTCAACTGCTGGCTTAAGTGAATTTGAAAATGATTTTGTCAGAAAAAAAACCAGTTTTTCCAAGATTTCAGAATTAATTGAAAAAATTAAAATCTTGAAAAAGAAAAGAAATTCTAAGCTGCCCAAAATACATTTGGCAAATATTGTTTTTAAATCTAGTGTTGAGAGTTTTTTCTTGTCTGACGAAATTTTAGCCAGGTTAAATCCTGATCAAATTGTTGTAAGTGCTGTTTCTTTATGTTGCACAAAAGAAATGGAAAAAGAAGCATTCCTTGCAGATACTGAACAGGAGTTTGAAATTGTAAAGTCAAGATTTCAATGCTTTAAAGATAAGACAGGCCAAAATATCCATTGTCATTTGGTTTCCCCTTTTTTCCTAAAAGAAGAATGCAGTGAAAATATAAAAACAACCTTGTTTATAGGTTCAGATGGAAGTGTTTTTCCCTGTGTTTTTCTTGGGGTTCCAGTTGCAAGAGGTTGTTATATTTACGAAAGAGGGGTTAAAAAGGAGCTTGTAAATAAAAGTTTTGGGAATGTTTACAATGAAAGCTTAACAGCAATCTGGAACAAAAAAGAATATAAAAAATTTAGACAAAAAGATTATCTTTTAAATGATTTATGCAGTTTGTGTCTTAAACGCTCTGTTGATTACGGGATTGAAGAACCAGGGGAAATACCCCAATCTTATGATGCTAAGTGGGAGCTTATAAAAGAGGTAAATGCAGAAGCAGAAGATAGAATACGTCTGGAAAAAGAGCTGAAAAAGCAAAGAGACAGTTTTTAA
- a CDS encoding 6-phosphofructokinase → MQDKNEESGFLKTRCNYNPPRCLVYENKDLYIEKDLSIDFDIHPEAAKLLPDLCKNRFLSFNKEKKGSKIDKSLKKRIGVVFSGGPAPGGHNVIAGLYDFAKEANPENTIIGFLGGPEGIVEGSYIEIDSEIVDKYRNKGGFSMLKTGRTKIDTEDKKEKCLKNCKELGLDTLVIIGGDDSNTNAAFLAQSFYNQSIQVLGVPKTIDGDIQIKDVNGKVLCPISFGFHSAASSFASNIRGLQTDAASDVKYWHICKVMGRVASHLALEVGLQTQPNMVLIGEELADYVDQSKIEKSKGKEMDYSAFGMTLRHLSRVVCDLIVKRAEMGKNYGVLVIPEGLLEFINEIQTFIIKLSSLISEYNKTHDNSFHTDFNSLDSKLDYLRRMARQAQEENLITVWTSRDDDLFNDIPDFFKEGLLTERDNHGNFQFSQVETDRVLMELVRDYLKILKDRGVYRLGVEKNWYLKKMKEAGLDPERYAKVIFENSFYDLFLLRKKDIISRKTLRQALVNANLILKDEEPPKTVSKIFEKTIPKFKMQTHFYGYDGRGSDPTAFDSNYTYNLGATTFFLALSGCTGYMACVRNLEKDFSSWEPGGIPIAPLMHLEERKGKLDLVIEKAVVDLDSRAFKKLKSMRDEWLGIYPGEDKTREPDLDLLSEDKSHIPPMILSLNS, encoded by the coding sequence ATGCAGGATAAAAATGAGGAATCCGGGTTTTTAAAAACCAGGTGCAATTACAATCCGCCAAGATGCTTGGTATATGAAAACAAAGATCTTTATATTGAAAAAGATCTTTCTATTGATTTTGACATTCATCCTGAAGCTGCAAAGCTTCTTCCTGATCTTTGTAAAAACAGATTTTTGTCTTTTAATAAAGAAAAAAAGGGCAGTAAAATCGACAAATCCCTTAAAAAACGAATAGGGGTGGTTTTTTCAGGAGGACCTGCTCCAGGGGGGCACAATGTAATAGCAGGACTTTATGATTTTGCCAAAGAAGCAAACCCTGAAAATACAATTATAGGTTTTTTAGGGGGGCCTGAGGGAATAGTTGAAGGCAGTTATATTGAGATAGACTCTGAAATTGTAGACAAGTATAGAAACAAAGGCGGCTTTTCCATGCTTAAAACAGGCCGCACAAAAATAGACACAGAAGACAAAAAAGAAAAATGCCTTAAAAATTGCAAAGAACTGGGACTGGATACCCTTGTGATTATCGGGGGAGATGATTCAAACACCAATGCTGCTTTTCTTGCCCAGTCTTTTTACAATCAGAGTATTCAGGTACTTGGAGTTCCTAAAACCATTGATGGGGATATTCAGATTAAAGATGTCAATGGAAAGGTTTTGTGTCCTATTTCATTTGGGTTTCATTCTGCAGCAAGCTCTTTTGCCTCAAATATCAGAGGGCTTCAGACAGATGCTGCTTCAGATGTAAAATATTGGCATATCTGCAAGGTTATGGGAAGGGTTGCCAGCCATCTTGCACTTGAAGTAGGTCTTCAGACCCAGCCCAATATGGTTCTCATAGGGGAAGAGTTGGCTGATTATGTTGATCAGTCAAAGATTGAAAAGTCAAAGGGAAAAGAAATGGACTATTCAGCTTTTGGAATGACTCTTCGTCATCTTTCAAGAGTAGTTTGTGATCTTATTGTAAAAAGAGCTGAAATGGGGAAAAATTATGGAGTTCTTGTTATCCCGGAAGGGCTTCTTGAATTTATTAATGAAATTCAAACTTTTATAATAAAGCTCAGCTCTCTTATTTCTGAATATAACAAAACCCATGACAATAGCTTTCACACCGATTTTAATTCCCTTGATTCAAAGCTTGATTATCTTAGAAGAATGGCAAGACAGGCTCAGGAGGAAAATTTGATAACTGTCTGGACTTCAAGGGATGATGATCTTTTTAATGATATTCCCGATTTTTTTAAGGAAGGTCTTTTAACCGAAAGGGATAACCATGGTAATTTCCAGTTTTCCCAGGTGGAAACAGACAGGGTTTTAATGGAGCTTGTTAGAGATTACCTTAAAATTTTAAAGGATAGAGGAGTTTACAGGCTTGGAGTTGAAAAAAACTGGTATTTAAAAAAAATGAAAGAAGCAGGACTTGATCCTGAACGCTATGCAAAAGTTATTTTTGAAAACAGTTTTTATGATTTATTCCTTTTGAGGAAAAAGGATATAATTTCTAGAAAAACTTTAAGACAGGCTCTTGTTAATGCAAATCTTATTTTAAAAGATGAAGAACCTCCCAAAACTGTTTCAAAGATTTTTGAAAAAACAATTCCTAAGTTCAAAATGCAGACTCATTTTTATGGATATGACGGAAGAGGTTCTGACCCCACAGCTTTTGATTCAAATTATACATATAATCTTGGAGCAACAACTTTTTTTCTCGCTTTGAGCGGATGCACCGGGTATATGGCTTGTGTGAGAAACCTTGAAAAAGATTTTTCCAGCTGGGAACCTGGAGGAATTCCAATCGCACCTTTAATGCATCTTGAGGAAAGAAAAGGCAAGCTTGATCTGGTCATAGAAAAAGCTGTTGTTGATTTAGATTCCCGGGCATTTAAAAAGCTTAAGTCAATGCGTGATGAATGGCTTGGGATTTATCCCGGTGAAGATAAAACAAGAGAACCGGATTTAGATTTATTATCTGAAGACAAAAGTCATATTCCTCCAATGATTTTATCCCTTAACTCATAG